DNA sequence from the Cyprinus carpio isolate SPL01 chromosome B13, ASM1834038v1, whole genome shotgun sequence genome:
GCGTTCGCTCAAAAAACACTTTTGGCAGCTACAGAGAGAAACTAGTCGCCAGACAACAAACAAGTGATCAATCCTGAGCAGCAGCACATGAATGCCGACACGGTTTAGCACAGCTGCTGAGAATTCTGGACAGTTCCAGATCGTGCTGTGCAGAACCGAGCTCGAGTGGAAACGTAGCTGGAACCGTTCCTTACCGTTCTTAGAACTGTTCGGCCCGACCGTGGAAAAGAGGTATAGAGTCTAATAAAAATTTAGCAAAACTTTAAAGTCATGTCTTCTATCTGTAGTGAAAagacatttagcattttattcaCCTGCTCCTGCGCCAGCTGCGATCAGTGTaccttagaagaaaacaaacataggTTAACTGTCTGTgattgttaatattaaatattctgcAGTATTTTCAGGTAGGCTAGCTGTCTACTTACAGGGATCCATCCTAAGTCAGCTGAAACAGGCTTGGACTGTCTGCTTATGCGAGAGAgttggtttaaatgtttttgggtGTGTCCTTTTCAGAAAACGAAACGAAACGATTCATCACAACAGTTTCATCAAGATCAACACCAACTGTATACACAATAAAAAAGCCAATGGATGTCCAGAAAGAACAAACACTAAAATGGTAAATGGTTGAAATAACATATATATGAAACTATAGGCTAAATTCCCAAAAAGGCATTTTAATAACTGACTAATAACCTTTTTAGtgtcattaaagtgaaattattcAACCTAAACATTGAAGCCTAATAAAACTGGTCATTTGatctactattttatttatttatttatttattttttcagaaggAATGGTCACATGTGGCTGCTTTCTTACAGGAATAATGAGGGGTTAGTTGTGCATAAGCAGCATGAATATTATCACTGTAACTCATTTCTGATTGAAGGAGGGAGTCATGTTGGAATCATCCCCACTCTTTCACTAATActttattttgcttgttttgtttgaaGCTGAGAGGCATCAACCTGTAGTAAACTAACCCTCCATAGCAGGTTATGTTCAGAGAGTAATTTGCTAAAGCTGCTTACATTCTGTTACGTCAGTTTTTGGAAACAAAAGCTAAGGAATTTGTTAACTTATTCATAAACTTACCTgagtatgtcacataacctgctttctggtcAGATGGCTGTATTATAATAGAGAAGATGGAAGAAAACTGCCATATACtgacacaaaaatacacaacaaatctGTATATGATGTGCATAAAGTCAGGGTACAGAACAAATTGCATTccttttgttgttattatattgtaGGTAGGTGACACAAGGGGAAGGTGACCCTGCAATCTTGTTTGTAAGTCAgtgataaacaaatgataaaataaatttacacaaattatttaaatgaattaataggCTTAATCTCTTCATAATCATTCTAACCTCATACCAACACTAGTTGAATCATTTGGAGAACCTCTGAGACTATCATATGAGAAACTTATAACATGGAACCTGTAAGCTCCCGGAAGAACTTTAAGTAACCTCAGTAATCCTatcaatttataaaatttaagtaaCCTGACAAAGGGATTCCAGCAGCACCACAAAGAGTGTATTATCTCAGGTGAAAGGCCATAAACCAGTTTTATTGTTAAACGgttaagagtttttattttttttaacctactGCTGCACCAGATGCATAAGAGTAACTAGAGGATAGATgggaaaaaaaaccaaacaaataaactgtTTGTCAGTTGTTGATAAACAACATTTAAGtttaaacatttactgtatattagaagtgacgtgacgtgacattcagccaagtatggtgactcatactcagaattcgtgctctgcatttaacccatccgaagtgcacacacacagagcagtgaacacacacacacactgtgaacacacacccggagcagtgggcagccattttatgctgcggcgcccggggagcagttggggtgttctatgccttgctcaagggcacctaagtcattgtattgaaggtggagagagaactgtacatgcactccccccacccacaattcctgccggcccgagactcgaactcacaacccttcgattgggagtccgactctctaaccattaggccacaacttcccagtAGATAGTTACAGGGATCCATCTTGGACTCTGCTAAAGCACACAGACTGGATATTCTTAATTTGTTCTAAACTCTGGGTCATTTGCCTTGATAGCTCTGTGGGAGGATTCTTTTCAAGAAAGGAAAGCAAAACCACAAACAGAGCAGAACTTTGGACAAACATCGGAGGGAGGCTGATTCATCAGTTGTTTGCTTATTGTGTATCCTATACTGACCGATTTAAATAGTTCAGTTACAAGGACAAAACAGCTATCAGACGAGAAACATTGCTGAGAGAAGCTGTACAAAAGACTTTCTTACAAGAAATGGCGAGTGCTGGTCGGACTTGCAGATGAGAAAATGGCAAGTAGCCAGAGTTTAAAATAGCCACATACTGTATCCGCACAGAAATACACAACAAATGACAGTTTATCAAGTCTGTAGTGCTTGATAAAATAGATTGTTTCAAAGTGGTTTTAATGTAACAGAATCAGTAAAGCCAACTTCTAATATAGCCAaagacaaatccaaattctgtTGTAAAGATTTAAGTATGATATTCAAGGACATtcttttaattacagtttcttgCACTAATACTGAAAGGTGATACCTTGGAATTTGTCAAAAcgctaaatattttaattgattaataaaaaaaagttatcttcAATCACAGTACATGCACATTTTAATTGCACAAGCATAAAGCATTgacatgcacacaaatacaaagtgctcaaacaaatacattgttATCAGTTATTAAGAGAAGTCCTTATTTTGGTATAAGCATTTTGGACTCCAAAAAATCCATCTCTGTCTCTTCTCCTTCTTCATTTCCATCGTCTTCCTCCTCAAGTGAAGGTGGACTCTTGAAACGAGAGAACAAATCTGCAGCTCCGCCTATCACAGCACCTGCTGCTCCACCCACAGATGCCACGACTGCCGTCGCACCTGCAGACAGTCCAGCAGCACCTAACCAGAGTACAATCTTTAAATCACCACAAATCTGAAAAATGTTCTTGAGCATTCTGGGAATGACATAGGAGTCAcaaaatgattaacatttttatgtttgtgtgaacaCTTCccttaaaatagaaaatggacaTGGGCACGTGGACTTTTAATAACGAATACCTGCAGACTGGAGGAGAGCGACCAAACTTCCCGCAGCCACACCGCCACCGTTGGCGATGGCTGCTGATGACATCATGCTGGCACCCAGAGAACCTGCTGCTATACCAGCAGAGGTGAATCCAGCCATGGTGAGTGCCACCGGGGCCAGTGCAACCGCACCAGCTAGTGGACATAAACACAAGTAATTATCTTGTGTACAACTGATGTGCTTTCATTTACAGAAAAGAATCCTCAGAACACATTTACCTGCCCCAGCTGTGACCCCAATTATGTAGAACAGTCCTGAAAATGGATAAAACTGATTAAATcactgcagattattattattattattatttttaaacaaactctGCACAAACCCTAAATTTTATtggaatgcttttttttctttcttttttaaaatgttcattgcaGTAGTTACTGGTTgactaatatttaatttgattcagaTTAGAGAGATACATTAGGATACTACCCAAATGGTTGACACATTTTTCTGATATATCAGTTACACTCTAAAATGAAGGAAGACTGTCTGTGTCAGTTATTGAGTGTAATAGTATACAATCATTTTGAGTTGTCATTTGCTTTTGAATTGTAATTTCGTCTTGTCATTTACTATAAATATTACTACTTTTCAAATATTAACCACGATTTTGAACACGCTCACCCCCAACCTTTCACTCATAAATATTGctatttggacaaaaaaaaaaaaaaaaagcctaaatattatgattacattttcagttcGTTGTTTAGATATAGCAATATATTTTAGCCGGAGTTGAAATCGCGGTTGTATTTTACCTTATGCTACACTTCCATAACATCTCAAATTCAAGCAAAATTTTGCGCTACTTACCGCGTTTCATGATTAAAAAGATCGTACAGAACGATGACGTTGTTTTAATGCACACGGATTTGTGTTTAATTTGCTGCACAACAAAAGTCCCGTgtgctctttttcttttattgcacaAGTAGGCTAACGTTAGCAGTCGAAACTCCCCAAATCagagttggtttattgtttacatttccCCCTTATGAATTTGTTCAGTGCAGcattctgtatgtatatatgtatgtttgggttgttatacatgtttaaaaaaaacattcatatattatagagttgtttggggtggggataCATTAAAGCGAGCTAAGATAACGTCACaatcgtgttgcattgtggtctatgtAGTGGCCTCAAATGTGCATATGAAGCCGACTCGTTCCTTCGGTCAAAATCGAGGGGTCAAGGCGCGTCTGAGAAAGACGCTTCAAAATTGCAGCGGGGATTCCCCCGAGGGGACGTGCTGAGTGAAGTTTACAAGTGCGTGTCTAAAAGTGGAGTGGAAAGCAGCCCTGAATGGATGTAGCCTATTTCTGCTCTAGCACCGTAACAAACTGTTGTTGTGTGGAAACAGATGTCTTCTTGAACATGTTTACCTTGAAAtagctattaattaaaaaaattatatataataataaatggtgGCTCTCACATGACCTAGATATGCCAAAGGCTGACCACACTGACCCAGCCAAACCCTGTAACAAGTGTTTGTTGTGGTAGTGTGAACTGGGCTTGTTTCTGATGCTGATgaagttataaaaaatatgttataaaaatattcaaattttggAACCCATTTAGGTTCCTGCAGGGGTTTTAGCAGTGAAGCAATAGAATAACTGATTTTGGTTCCCCATAGAACCTTTCAATCAGTTCTTAAAAGCCCTTATTTTCActgtatgaagaacattttaattgtttcaagAAACttttcatggaaccacagatgccaataaagaacctttatttttaagattctgGTCAACTTCAAACTCTGTAttgaaactttattttctatatgATTATTCACATGTGTTTGTGGTGTTCATCATTTGTAAGTAACTGTGGATTACAAAAGTGTCTGTAAATGTAATTGGTCACATGATTACCACATGGATTCgttttaaaatagttatattttcacaaactttgcaaaacagtgaataaaacagtgaataataataatgaacagaaTGTAAACACAATGTAAAACTGCTTTTAGAACATAAATCTAAACATACAAATGATCCTCTACGATTAGACCACAGTTTAATGTGACTTGGAGCTGTAGAATGACCCCacaattttgttttcaaaagtggcaaatgaaaaaaaaaatcagatttttctatatgtgtttcgggggttaacattcttatttccaaaatgtaatgaaaagttaaaaatcaAGCTACAGGCAATTACTTTAAACACACAGAAGCTGCTGCTAAACTCGTTTAGCTGTGATCAGAAGCTCTTTGGACTTCAGTAGATTTCTTATTTCCCCTTGAACAAATCAACTGCTCGACCTACTAGAGCTCCTGTAGCACCACCCACAGATGCTACACCAGCTGTTGCTGTTGCAGACAGACCAGCAGCACCTGAAAACAAGGACAGAACACAAAAAGCCTTATAACAGCAATAACTGAACTAGAATGAGAACAGGTGTACACAGCCCAGTGATGACATACATGTTCATTCGCAACTTAGACAACCGTGCTGTAATATTGATAattcacacattttcatttaaaaagtagttattttgatcagatccataaaataataaaccGTTAAACTCCTTGTTTAAAAAGAGAATATTAACCAAAAGTTTAAATGCGTAAAGATTGTATTACATTGTAGTCTACTATCCCagcatcaggaaacagtcctccataaaatgcgctgcacacatctgaatatttgggttgaactgttcctgaacagtgttgtaaatacaacttaaccactgatttctagtcgtgtcctcttttagaagaccaaacaaagtattttcactttcacaatgaaacacacagcgtcttcacaacatggcggctgCAATGGCAGGAACAATAAagttacgtcttctttctttgcgtgaacatttgagcggcattgtgcaaatcttcccacatcgtgacgtagacatgtgggggcgtgttagaataagccgttttaggagggtgtggtcgagtcttaacttttataaagaacatctctttgggtttgagactttagtctttgcaactttagggatcttatctattcgcgaaacagcttgttacactccaaagagaaaggaaaacttgaaatcgcatcatatgacccctttaacaatttTGGTCAGTTTAGAAACTTTGCCGTGTGAAAGCGAACCACACcaagaataaaaagcaacattgtaataattttaatcccTGTTTCGGAACAAAGCAATCAATCTACAGGTGTGGGAGCACAAAACGCACACGTGCATTCAAAAGCGATTTTAATACCCTGCGTTTTGAGAGCAACTCCCTGATGTGCGCAAATTAGGCTACATAACATATCTAGGCTGTTATTAGTATGTAGGCTATAATAGGTTGTGCAGTTGTCTATAGCTCTCATGCTTGAAAAATTTGGTCTATATTTGCACTTTGAATATTGAGAGTAGCCTACTTTGATTATGGTTGCACTAATTGTTTCCACTTAATAAGACAGAacagtgttgtttatttttatttataccgtttttatttctatgttcaaTTTGTGAAAAGGAGTTCAGTTAGGTCTGTTCTAAGTTCTAAGGTCTGAAGAGACTCATACAGGAGAGAAGCCTGTCAGTTGAGTTGAGTTTGTGTAGCAAAACCTTTTACAGTGCTTGAGTGTTGCTGCCATATGATAAATCATACTCAAAGTAGAACTGAAATGACATTTATTACAAGATGACTagttaaaacaattcaaaatgcaCCTGCAGACTATTTTTCCAGTCATGTATTTGGTCCttgagaattttttaaaaaataaggtgaAAATTTCTCGCCTCGTTCTCGTGAACCTAATCTCGTGTCTTGTCTCATCTCTTGAGTTAAGTGTCAGTGTTAATGATAATGAAACAACAGAAGACGAGGAGAAAATCACTCCCTGCAACTCCCTGATAGACCCGCGACTAGCAGATCAACGTGCCTCTTCATTTGTCTCCAATACGGTAGGAAATCCAATTTAATGAAATGATGTttactgtgacaagatgattgacagggcagTTTAAACAGTGACAGAATACACGTAAATAAGCAACAGAGCGTCCATAAAGAAGCAGCTATGacagtatgtcccaaagcttgcctactatcattctacatactcaaaagtatgtactttttcttcacaaaaagagtacatacttttagggaATAAATtgtctgtctgtatttgtgtCATTTAAATATCACTCTGTTTTGTAAGAATATTTGGTAACGATTTACTTTAGgaaacaattctcactattaactagttgtgtATTAGCAAGCATGTTACTAGCTTaatagctgtttattagtacttataaagcacatattaatacctgatctcccctctcctttgggggtcaaggctcactcctccAAGGCTACTTAATTAATGTGTTTGATTGTTTTGCTCGTATTAAGGCAGTTATACTCCTAATAAAGAATGGGTAAATACCTGCAGACTGGAGGAGAGCGACCAAACTTCCCGCAGCCACACCACCCCCGTTGGCAATGGCTGCTGATGACATCATGCCAGCTGCCGTAGAACCTGCCGCGATACCGGCACCAGTAAAACCAGCTATCCCGAGCGCGACCGGGGCCAGAAGTACGGTACCAGCTAATCaacatgaaaatgaacaaatagTTAAAAGCAATTCTGtgaaaaattgtcatttaaattattacattaataactaGCATTTCACCcctaatggaatagttcacccaaatataaaagttttctgaaaatattaatatattatgataatattattcaagatgtagatgagtttttcttcatcagaacagatttggagaaatttagcattacatcacttgctcaccaatggtttttctgtggtgtgtgtgtgtgatatgataTGGGGAGAAGATGTTAatagattattaataataataaagtagtaaTCATGATTCCtgtagttatatttattattgtgatatttgTAAGGAACAAGAAAcctctggccaaaataccagtccataattcatatttgtttagaactgttttggcttgcaaactgtgcttgatctgagcatttttcactggaggaagcaatattatggatacagGACTTATTTTAGTGAGaagaagttaaaaacatcttaattgaTTACTTATGGTTTACTtatggattgttgtgatgtttttatgagatgtttgaactctcattctgacagtcatatatatatatatatatataaaaagatgtagGCCtgctgctaaatttctccaaatctgttccgacgaaaaaacaaactcatctacattttggacgTCCCGAAGGCgattacattttcagcaaattttaattttgggatcaACTATTAGTCTTCTTTATGCTTCTGAAAAACATTTGATCGTACTACGTACCAGCCCCAAATGTCATCCCAATGATGGTGAATAGAGCTAAAGTTgaaatataaaagatttttaaataaaaacaacgaaagaaacacagaggagatatatttgttttgtgcCGTTTATAAAAATTGGGTACTCACCCGGCGGCATGCTTTCGAAGAGTTTACAATAAACTACAACGCGAGAATAGGCCAGTGACTTTGACAGTACACATGActtgtttttgtactttttagaCTTTTGACTTGGACTTTGAAGACTCCACGCCCCAGTGACGTACAAAACGAAACTGATATGTAGGCTGCTTCTGTTTCCTAGAATCGCACCATTGGGCTGTTATTGTTGGCAAGCAACTGCTTCTTCCAGAGATCGTCTTACTAAGCTTACTTCTTCTATTAATCccattctttctctttcataaGCTTCAcctaatttctttctttaatttttctctttctgtgatgtacaggtgcatctcaataaattagaatgtcgtggaaaagttcatttattccagtagttcaactcaaattgtgaaactcgtgtattaaataaattcagtgcacacagactgaagtagttttaagtctttggttcttttaattgtgttgattttggctcacatttaacaaaaacccaccaattcatctcaacaaattagaataattcataagacaaataaaaaaaataaattttaagggaattgttggccttctggaaagtatgttcatttactgtacatgtactcaatacttggtaggggcttcttttgctttaattactgcctcaattcggcgtggcatggaggtgatcagtttgtggcactgctgatgtgttatggaagcccaggtctctttgacagtggccttcagctcatctgtattttttggtgtattgtttcttattttcctcttgacaataccccatacattctctatggggttcaggtctggtgagtttgctggtcagtcaagcacaccaacaccatggtcatttaaccaacttttggtgcttttggcagtgtgtgcaggtgccaaatcctgctggaaaatgaaatcagcatcttcaaaaagctggtcagcagaagcaagcatgaagtgctccaaaatttcttgataaacgggtgcagtgactttggttttcaaaaaacacaatggaccaacaccagcagatgacattgcaccccaaatcatcacagactgtggacacttaacactggacttcaaacaacttgggctatgagcttctccacccttcctccagactctaggaccttggtttccaaatgaaatacaaaacttgctctcatctgaaaagaggactttggaccactgggcaacagtccaatTCTTCTtatccttagcccaggtaagacgcttcaggagtggcttaacaagaggaataagacaactgtagccaaatttaTTGACACGACTGTGTGTGGTGGCTcatgatgccttgaccccagcctcagtccattccttgtgaagttcactcaaattcttgaatagattttgcttgacaatcctcatatgGGTGCGGTTCTCTTatttggttgtgcatctttttcttccacgctttttccttccactcaactttctgttaacatgcttggatacagcactctgtgaacagccaacttctttggcaatgaatgtttgtggcttaccctccttgtgaagcgtgtcaatgattgtcttctggacaactgtcagatcagcagtcttccccatgattgtgtagcctagtgaaccgaactgagagaccattttgaaggctcaggaaacctttgcaggtgttttgagttgattagctgattggcatgtcaccatattctgatttgttgagatgagtgaattggtgggtttttgttaaatgtgagccaaaatcatcacaattaaaagaaccaaagacttaaactacagTACTTCAGTctttgtgcactgaatttatttaatacacaaatttcacaattttagttgaattactgaaatgaacttttccacgacattctaatttattaagatgcaatTGTATTTTTGGCAGTGACAGTGTGTTCCACTGATTCTTCATCCTGACAATGATCACATAAGCCAGTTGGATGTTaagatgtaatgttttatttaatcctGTGTGTCCCCTTCTCAATgtaattatactttatattttattatttttggcaaGAAACTGTTCACTGCAATAGCAGTTGTATTCCTCCAGGGGGCGCTTGGCTGATCACAAATCCGAATTCTCCATTGAAATGCCTTCAAATCTGAGGGCGTTATTTGGAGAAATATGCTCATAaattaataatcttttacatttattatttccaATATTTTCTATCAATTATAAAAGCAGAAATACGAAGCAGAAAGTTACTTATAATAATGGTTTATTTAGTAATCATAGCCGAACGTAACTGGCGGTCCGGAgaagcgctgagaaaagtaacaagCACCATGTGACAACGCCATAAAGTTGTTTAAATTTGTGACCTTTTTTCCCACACTTTTTGAAAACCGAGGGTACGTGTGaagataatattaaattatatacgaatataaataaaaagttggaAATTATGTTACTTTATTACGTCAAATAATTAGTTATTactaatattacttaaaaataaatgcatgcaattCTTTCTTTAAACATAcaattgtttgtttgcttatctTTCAATTTCACGTactataactttattattatttgttgaaatACTATCCTGCAAATGCTTTGGCCATAATGTGGTAGACTGTGGGCCATACACTTTAGCTTCTACCAGTAAAGCACTGACTAGAGCTAGATCACACTGCCCCCTGCCGACAGATTCAGCGCATCGCGGGTTGTTTGCTGGCTCGGGGGGTCAACAGGAAGTACTACTTGTGTCCCACCACAGTTCTCAAGCGGAAAAGGTTGTGGCATTAACGACAACGACAACCCGTATGGCGTCCCAACAACGTAAGCGATAATACAAGTCCTTCTCTCATTATGCGCTGGCTCTTCGATCACAGTGACAAACGCGGTGAGTGTTTATCTAGCGCCTCGCGCGGAGTGGGCGTGCACGTTCTCAGCTCGTTAAGCGCGAGGCCTTCCTGCGGTGCACGAGACGCGACTCCAGACTCGAGACGAGTTTGTGCAAAAACCGCGTCGAATGTGCCGCTGACTATACATGCACATTTGGGAGGCGGTGTCGAACGCTTATTGTtgataaaagtgagtttaattcGATCTTGTGAGCGGGTGAGATGCACGCAGGCTGGTTGGTAAAGGCCCGCGGAAGCGTTtggtggtgtgtttgttttgtgaggcGTTTTAATGCCGTGCTTTGCTTAAACGGCGAATGCATCTTTTGCAAACACTAACGCCGTTTTTAAAGCTGCCTTCTCTGCGCAGGGAGAGTCAATGAATGTGTGAGGTGCTGAGGGCCACATGCGCTAACGTTACGTTAGCTGTCTGTGCACGTGAACCGATCTGGAGCCAAAATAAAAACACCAGTCTACTTTGAAAGCgaaatatttcatttaacacttgaaacaaataaaatgtttttttttgttttgtttagtttttttttgcagtgcgtTTGTTGTCTGTAATGCACTTGTGCAGTTTGACACCTGATACTTTACTTACTGTGCTAATTCATTTGACAAACAGCTGTGTTATTACAAGTAGGGGAGAGCTTGggtagttgtcacactttttatttaagtatttttttaacgtATGTATAGGCACACAACTTAATGTTGGTTTTGTAAAGTTGCTTCAAGTTTTATGgcaataaaaaattagaaaagtttatttttaagccGTAATGGAGCTGAATAAAGGAATGCTGGTAATTCTTTATTTTagggtgtccttgttacacgttacatgtacatactattataataacaataaataatgcgCAGCACAGTTAATTACATGCAAGTGACCCTAatccaaaccctaaccatatagtaagtacattaaGTTAATTAATATATTTCCCAGTACTCATTTGTATAATTACACCTTTACAAcgagaccttaaaataaagtgttaccagaatgCGTTAAAACTCTCTAAAGCTTAATTTGGTTAAGAACATACCTTAAAGTCATGGCtcctaaacaacaacaaccttaACGTTTCAACACTTGCCTACAACATTCAAAACCCACTGCTAgagtaaacaaacttttttttttgcgattGGACTTTGGAATTGAAAGCTGGGAGTTACTGAGATACAgcccttgtgacaactagcccccaTCTACCCTATGGCTGTGTTTGGTTTGCAATTCATTTTGCTTTAATGCCAGACATTTGATAAAGTATGAGAaactgtaaggtttttttttttttttttcttttttttttcaatgagcaCATATGTGGAGTTAATGTCAGCAATCCAACTTATTTGTCAAAATACTCAACATTAGAAGATAATGCAGTGTTCAAGATACATTTATAACAATTACCTGTTTTACTATTTCAGAGCAAACCATACAGTGCAGGCATTCATGGATATAGTTGGTGGCCCATTCAATCATCTGGTTCCCAGTGACCAGTTGGATGATTCCTTACTGCTCGGACAGAACTTGGAATGTGAAGCTAGTGATGAGTTTGAAGCGGGTCACGGCCAACCCGAAGATTCACTGAAGAACATGC
Encoded proteins:
- the LOC109047715 gene encoding interferon alpha-inducible protein 27-like protein 2A: MKRGLFYIIGVTAGAAGAVALAPVALTMAGFTSAGIAAGSLGASMMSSAAIANGGGVAAGSLVALLQSAGAAGLSAGATAVVASVGGAAGAVIGGAADLFSRFKSPPSLEEEDDGNEEGEETEMDFLESKMLIPK
- the LOC109047724 gene encoding interferon alpha-inducible protein 27-like protein 2A; translated protein: MPPALFTIIGMTFGAAGTVLLAPVALGIAGFTGAGIAAGSTAAGMMSSAAIANGGGVAAGSLVALLQSAGAAGLSATATAGVASVGGATGALVGRAVDLFKGK